In the genome of Triticum urartu cultivar G1812 chromosome 5, Tu2.1, whole genome shotgun sequence, one region contains:
- the LOC125508142 gene encoding uncharacterized protein LOC125508142, producing the protein MGSSSKVVRPEEVLESLKNDGTVDALRMKIMAQLKADEDMKKNTMMMVEQSKVLKTPGAEKKTKRELFDALRQELETPVLDKVSKAVWELILDNGGLGKEITETVEKVFCRLSGIDVMPPPASTSGAPQEKQTNMAVEEDQKDMEMDASEPSSSSRKRPFSDISVKGAGAIPNGGATYQHDDHEDGN; encoded by the exons ATGgggtcgtcgtcgaaggtggtgCGGCCGGAGGAGGTGCTGGAGTCGCTGAAGAACGACGGCACCGTCGACGCGCTCCGCATGAAGATCATGGCCCAGCTCAAGGCTGAC GAGGACATGAAGAAAAATACTATGATGATGGTGGAACAAAGCAAAGTTCTGAAGACTCCTGGAGCTGAGAAAAAGACCAAGAGGGAGCTGTTTGATGCTCTTAGACAAGAATTGGA AACTCCGGTTCTTGATAAAGTCTCAAAGGCAGTTTGGGAGCTGATACTCGACAATGGTGGACTAGGGAAAGAGATCACCGAGACAGTTGAGAAAGTCTTCTGCCGGCTCAGCGGAATTGATGTGATGCCACCTCCAGCTTCAACATCCGGTGCTCCTCAAGAGAAACAGACAAACATGGCTGTAGAGGAGGATCAGAAGGATATGGAAATGGATGCCTCTGAACCATCGTCTTCCTCAAGGAAGAGGCCTTTCAGTGACATCAGTGTGAAAGGAGCAGGTGCTATACCAAACGGTGGCGCTACATACCAGCATGACGATCATGAGGACGGGAACTAG
- the LOC125508141 gene encoding RNA pseudouridine synthase 1: protein MTKLPLLLPLLSPRAASPSRALTPPPARLLAVAAAGASVQDAVMSAAATGDYPCPVSPPYPAVSKDVELRRALTASARSGAYSSAAVVFEDEWLAVVDKPAGVYCEALLSALPCSTASSGDPSSKPNLHLANRLDRDTSGLMVITKCNKVAAKLVKAFTEHKVKKTYLALCIGYPPAWEKIKICSGHGRSKHGAWRVYAMSDVGRTLPGGSSVRDMSTKFEVLGTDGEGQYREPSNVDIDDIESITVQEKAADQTSNVDVKNHMIFVRAYPQSGRTHQIRLHCQYLGFPIRGDVKYGGVIEWNGVDCDGHALHAESLSFVHPVTGLPVTFRAPLPSWASEIISTMG, encoded by the exons ATGACGAAACtgcccctcctcctccctctgcTCTCGCCTCGCGCCGCCTCCCCGTCGCGAGCCCTGACACCGCCACCCGCGCGCCTCCTCGCCGTCGCCGCTGCGGGAGCAAGCGTCCAGGACGCAGTGATGTCAGCGGCCGCGACCGGGGATTACCCGTGCCCAGTGTCCCCGCCCTACCCGGCCGTCTCCAAGGACGTGGAGCTACGGCGCGCCTTGACGGCCTCCGCCCGCTCCGGTGCCTACTCCTCCGCCGCCGTCGTGTTCGAGGACGAGTGGCTCGCCGTGGTGGACAAGCCCGCCGGCGTCTACTGCGAGGCCCTCCTCTCCGCCCTCCCTTGCTCCACCGCCTCCTCAG GGGATCCTTCAAGTAAACCTAACCTTCACCTCGCGAACAGGCTAGATCGTGATACCAGTGGTCTCATGGTCATCACCAAATGCAACAAAGTTGCAGCGAAGCTTGTGAAGGCCTTTACTGAGCACAAAGTGAAGAAAACATATCTAGCTCTTTGCATAGGTTACCCACCAGCGTGGGAAAAGATTAAGATATGTTCTGGTCATGGGCGATCAAAACACGGCGCTTGGCGTGTGTACGCTATGTCTGACGTTGGCCGAACACTACCAGGGGGTTCCTCTGTAAGGGACATGAGCACAAAATTCGAAGTGCTAGGGACAGATGGTGAAGGACAGTACAGAGAACCATCTAATGTTGACATTGATGATATAGAGTCGATTACAGTACAAGAGAAAGCAGCTGACCAAACTTCAAATGTTGATGTGAAGAACCACATGATTTTTGTTAGAGCCTATCCTCAAAGTGGACGAACACACCAGATTCGTCTGCACTGTCAATATCTTGGGTTTCCTATCAGAGGTGATGTGAAGTACGGAGGAGTGATCGAGTGGAACGGTGTGGACTGTGATGGTCATGCGTTGCATGCAGAAAGCTTATCATTTGTGCATCCGGTAACTGGATTGCCTGTCACATTCCGAGCACCTCTCCCTTCATGGGCAAGTGAAATTATTTCAACAATGGGATGA
- the LOC125508143 gene encoding DNA-directed RNA polymerases II, IV and V subunit 9B, with protein MSAMKFCRECNNILYPKEDRDQKVLLFACRNCDHQEVADNNCVYRNVVHHSAGEFTQVLQDVAGDPTLPRTKEVRCAVCGHGEAVFFQATARGEEGMTLFFVCCNPSCGHRWRE; from the exons ATGAGTGCCATGAAGTTTTGCCGTGAATG CAACAACATCTTGTATCCCAAGGAGGACAGGGACCAGAAGGTGCTCCTCTTCGCCTGCAGGAACTGCGACCACCAG GAGGTCGCAGACAACAACTGTGTCTACCGGAACGTGGTGCACCACAGCGCTGGAGAGTTCACCCAGGTGCTCCAGGACGTCGCAGGTGACCCAACCCTTCCCCGCACCAAGGAAGTCCGCTGCGCCGTCTGTGGCCATGGCGAAGCTGTCTTCTTCCAG GCCACCGCGAGAGGGGAGGAGGGGATGACGCTCTTCTTCGTCTGCTGCAACCCGAGCTGCGGCCATCGATGGAGAGAATGA